A region of Prochlorococcus marinus subsp. pastoris str. CCMP1986 DNA encodes the following proteins:
- a CDS encoding RNA recognition motif domain-containing protein — translation MTIFIGNLSWKTEEEDLKDLFKTYGAVRNCTIPLERDSGRKRGFGFVEMTSESSEKTAIDDLQDVEWMGREIRVNKAEQKDRSRRNSRHHGS, via the coding sequence ATGACTATTTTTATTGGAAATTTATCCTGGAAAACTGAAGAAGAAGACCTTAAAGACCTTTTCAAGACTTATGGTGCAGTAAGAAATTGTACAATTCCTTTGGAGAGGGATTCAGGGAGAAAAAGAGGTTTTGGCTTTGTTGAAATGACTAGCGAAAGCTCCGAGAAAACTGCGATTGATGATTTACAAGATGTCGAGTGGATGGGTAGAGAAATTAGAGTTAACAAGGCGGAGCAAAAAGATCGCTCCAGAAGAAATAGTAGACATCATGGCAGTTAA
- a CDS encoding SDR family oxidoreductase: protein MEKVLVTGASGFIAIHCIHELIKAGYLVKGSLRNMNREDEVRKSLDKDSDNHKLEFCKLDLLDNEGWDEAASDCDYLLHVASPFTIEEPKKESILIKPAVEGTLRALNASKNSSKVKKVVLTSSMAAIAYGHDKQLCSPEDWTDTTKNVGAYVKSKTIAEKAAWDFIHNDTEHSFSMTTIHPGMVFGPLLSDDNDGASAELISKMINGKFPALPDAYFTVVDVRDVAKLHVESLRKNQSDNKRIIATSPQGINIMEISNILRKNGYKKAPQNFIPTKMINSLAPFNKEMKSMAAMVNRGSYGADITETISIYNWEPISLEKTLIDMGNSIK, encoded by the coding sequence TTGGAAAAAGTTTTAGTTACTGGTGCATCTGGGTTTATTGCTATTCACTGCATACATGAGCTAATAAAAGCAGGTTATCTTGTCAAAGGATCTCTAAGAAATATGAATAGAGAAGATGAAGTAAGAAAATCTCTTGATAAAGATTCAGATAATCATAAGCTGGAATTTTGTAAACTTGACCTTCTAGATAATGAGGGATGGGATGAGGCAGCCTCTGATTGTGATTATCTTCTTCATGTTGCATCTCCTTTTACTATCGAAGAGCCAAAAAAGGAATCTATTCTTATTAAGCCCGCAGTAGAGGGAACTTTAAGAGCGTTGAATGCTTCAAAAAATTCCTCTAAAGTCAAGAAAGTTGTCCTAACTTCTTCGATGGCTGCAATTGCATATGGGCATGACAAGCAGTTATGCTCGCCTGAAGACTGGACAGATACAACAAAAAACGTTGGTGCATATGTAAAAAGTAAAACAATTGCAGAAAAAGCTGCATGGGATTTTATTCATAATGACACTGAACACTCTTTTTCAATGACAACTATTCATCCTGGAATGGTTTTTGGTCCACTGCTAAGTGATGATAATGATGGTGCTTCGGCAGAACTTATTTCAAAAATGATTAATGGTAAATTTCCAGCACTACCAGATGCATATTTTACTGTCGTAGATGTAAGAGATGTCGCCAAGTTACATGTCGAATCTCTTAGAAAAAACCAAAGTGATAATAAAAGAATTATTGCGACTTCTCCTCAAGGGATCAATATTATGGAAATTTCTAATATTTTAAGAAAAAATGGCTACAAGAAAGCACCTCAAAACTTTATCCCTACAAAAATGATAAATTCTCTAGCACCATTTAATAAAGAGATGAAAAGTATGGCTGCCATGGTTAATAGAGGATCTTATGGCGCTGATATTACGGAAACTATTTCTATATATAATTGGGAACCTATTTCATTAGAAAAAACTTTAATAGATATGGGTAATTCTATAAAATAA